The genomic interval TACCCGGCGCCAGCTCACCGATTACTCAATAACCCTCTGGCGCGACCTCCACTGCTGGGAGGCGCTGGGCACCATCTCCGGACTGGGAAAACAGTGGCGCTGGGACTTTGAGGTCCGGATCAAGAAACTCCCGGATGTCCGGTTCGGCAAATCGCTCTTCCGCACCTTCCTGCCATGAAACTTTACCTCGCCTCCACCTCACCCCGGCGCCGTCAGCTCCTGCGGGATCTCGGCATCACCTTCTACCCTGTAAAACCCGCATTCTTTGAACCCGAAATCAGCTTCAGCCAGAACCCGCGCCGGCTGGCAATTACCCTTGCCCTGCTCAAAGCCCTCTCCTGCACCCCGAAGGTCAAAAACGGCATCATCATCGGCACCGACACCATTGTCGTGATCAGCAACCGGATTCTCGGCAAACCCGCAAACCCGACTGCCGCAAAACGCATGCTTAAACTTCTTTCTAACAAAACTCATCAGGTAATTACTGGAATTGCACTTATAAAAATGCCCGAGAAAAAAATCTATGCAGACGCCGAGACCACCCGCGTCACCTTCCGTGCCCTGACCGATGAAGAGATAGAGTCCTATATCTCCACCCCTGAGCCCTATGACAAGGCGGGCGCCTATGCCATTCAGGGCAGAGCCGGGCTCTTTGTGGAGCGCATCTCCGGCTGTTACCTCAATGTGATCGGTCTGCCGGTCAGTCTCCTTTTGAAACTGCTTCAGGATGCCGGCTGGAAAAATCCTGCCTCACGGTGACTTCAGCTGGACATTTATCCGGTAACCGCAATCCCGCAAGCCCTGCCTGTTATCCAGAACCAGAAAATACAGACCCGCAGCAGGAATGGTGTCGTAGAAAAGACCTGCCTGATATGCCAGCCGCCGGATTCTCGGCTGATAGCTCTCATTTGCCTGCCACCGCCTGAAATTGGGTTCATCAAGGAACATCAGGTAAATTGTTGTTGTATCGCTTGAACATTGCCCTTGGAGCCGGTAACCGGCAGGGCAGGAATCAAAAAACCAGACCGCCTCGCCTGCCTTCACCGCTCCTTCCCAGACCGCAAAATTGACCACCCGGGGCACGACCCGGACCAGAACCGAATCACTCCCCTTCCTGTCCAGACCATCGGCTACCTGCACCTTTAACAGCACCACACCTGAGGACTCGGGCGCCCGCCACTGAATCCGGTTGTCAAACTGATTTCCGAAAACTCCGGCTGAACACCACCACTCATAACTCAGCGGACCCCGGGCACCCGGCTCAACCCGGCAGACAAAACTGCAGGTATCAAGAACCGCCACCTGACCTTTTCCCTCAACCCCGCTAATCACCGGCGGACCGAACTCATAACCACACCGGCTGGCAACTACAAGACCAGTGATAACAAGAACGCGCAGGTAACTCACAAACCGCATCGGTATAAAGATTATCCGGTCCGTCCTGTCAGGGTCAAGAAAATCGCCTCCACAGCCGGCACCACCCCGGACCCCGCAACCACTACCACCCCTGCCCCGGGCTAGCCCCCCCCTTGACAGGACTGAATATATAACACCTTAAGCATCAATATGTTAAATTAAAGAACCCCTGTGCATTATTATGCACATATAAACGCTCCCCGGTGGTGGCACCTGGGGAAAATCGGCTCTATCTGTCCGGGCGGTTTCGAATAGTAACGAAGCGGACAGATTCCTCGACTCGGCTGACGCCTCGCCCGGAATGACACAATAATAAAACGGTCATTTCGAGCGGAGCCCGAAGGGCGGAGTCGAGAAATCTCTTGAAGGAGATTCCTCAACAGGCTCGGAATGACGGAAGAAGAAAAGAGAGATTCCTCGATTCCGCTTCGCTCGGAATGGCAGAAAAAGGGAAAGGTCATTTCGACCGGAGCCGAGCAGAGCGAGGCGGAGTGGAGAAATCGCTTAAAAGAGATTCCTCGACAGACGCGGAATGACTTCCCTTTTCGTCATTTCGACCGCAGTGGAGAAATCCCTTAAAAGCGATTCCTCGACAAGCTCGGAA from candidate division WOR-3 bacterium carries:
- a CDS encoding Maf family protein, whose protein sequence is MKLYLASTSPRRRQLLRDLGITFYPVKPAFFEPEISFSQNPRRLAITLALLKALSCTPKVKNGIIIGTDTIVVISNRILGKPANPTAAKRMLKLLSNKTHQVITGIALIKMPEKKIYADAETTRVTFRALTDEEIESYISTPEPYDKAGAYAIQGRAGLFVERISGCYLNVIGLPVSLLLKLLQDAGWKNPASR